The genomic region CGATACAACCCGTAATGTTTCCTCCGGCGTCTCTCAGGGGAGTTGCCGTATTTTCCCAGATAATGGTTTCTCCCGAAGGCATAAGCACCCTTCGTTCAGAACTATGGGGCGTGCCATTTAGAAACACCAGTTCCGCCGGACAGCCTTCACATACTTTTTCACTAAATTCATAAGTCCGATAACACTTGTCTCCGATATGACCGAACATGTCCTGAAGGGTTTTATTCTGAAAGATGATGTTATAATCCCTGTCCTGTATGGTGATCCCATATTCGAGGGAGTCAACCAGTGCTTGCAGTTTGTTCTTCTCTTCAGCCAGGGCATCATCGGTCCGTTTCCAGAGAAGTTTCTCCTCTTCCAATTCAGTTACCTGGCTGCAAAGTGTCGATAGTTCATGGAGGAGCTCTTCTGTGCTCTTGTCCG from Syntrophorhabdaceae bacterium harbors:
- a CDS encoding PAS domain-containing protein, producing MPHPDKSTEELLHELSTLCSQVTELEEEKLLWKRTDDALAEEKNKLQALVDSLEYGITIQDRDYNIIFQNKTLQDMFGHIGDKCYRTYEFSEKVCEGCPAELVFLNGTPHSSERRVLMPSGETIIWENTATPLRDAGGNITGCI